A stretch of Cucumis sativus cultivar 9930 chromosome 2, Cucumber_9930_V3, whole genome shotgun sequence DNA encodes these proteins:
- the LOC101214888 gene encoding UDP-glucuronate 4-epimerase 1 — protein sequence MPSLEDELFPSTPGKFKIDRNHPMNRQFHRCFASTSTMFLWALFLIALTASYLSFQSFVDSGSRYFSASWGGIQWEKQVRISAQPHRTNGFSVVVTGAAGFVGSHVSLALKKRGDGVVGLDNFNSYYDPSLKKARKSLLSNHGIFIVDGDINDVRLLDKLFDVVVFTHVMHLAAQAGVRYAMENPNSYVHSNIAGLVTLLEACKSANPQPAVVWASSSSVYGLNEKVPFSESDRTDQPASLYAATKKAGEEITHTYNHIYGLSITGLRFFTVYGPWGRPDMAYFSFTRNILQGKPITVFRGKNRVDLARDFTYIDDIVKGCLGSLDTSGKSTGSGGKKTGAAPYRIFNLGNTSPVTVPTLVSILERHLKVKAKKNVVEMPGNGDVPFTHANISSARRELGYKPTTDLQTGLKKFVRWYLSYYGYNHGKPVN from the coding sequence ATGCCCTCTCTTGAAGACGAACTTTTCCCTTCCACACCCGGAAAGTTCAAGATCGACAGAAACCACCCCATGAACCGTCAATTCCACCGATGTTTCGCCTCCACCAGCACCATGTTCTTATGGGCTCTCTTCTTAATCGCTCTAACCGCCTCCTATTTAAGTTTCCAATCCTTCGTCGACTCCGGTAGCCGCTATTTCTCCGCCTCTTGGGGTGGCATCCAATGGGAAAAACAAGTCCGTATTTCCGCTCAACCCCACCGTACCAACGGCTTCTCCGTCGTCGTCACCGGCGCTGCAGGTTTCGTCGGTTCACACGTTTCACTCGCTTTAAAGAAACGCGGTGACGGCGTTGTCGGTCTTGACAATTTCAATTCTTATTACGACCCATCGCTGAAAAAGGCACGGAAATCGCTTCTCTCCAATCACGGGATTTTCATCGTTGACGGCGATATTAACGACGTTAGATTATTGGATAAACTCTTCGATGTCGTCGTTTTTACTCACGTGATGCATTTAGCCGCACAAGCTGGAGTTCGTTACGCCATGGAAAATCCCAATTCCTATGTACATAGTAATATCGCCGGTTTAGTTACGCTTCTTGAAGCTTGTAAATCGGCTAACCCTCAACCCGCCGTGGTCTGGGCTTCTTCCAGTTCGGTTTATGGCCTTAACGAAAAAGTCCCCTTTTCCGAATCGGACCGAACCGATCAACCCGCCAGTCTTTACGCGGCTACCAAAAAAGCCGGTGAGGAAATTACACATACGTACAATCATATATACGGGTTGTCGATTACCGGGTTGAGGTTTTTCACGGTGTATGGACCTTGGGGAAGACCGGATATGgcgtatttttcttttacaaggAATATATTACAAGGGAAGCCGATTACAGTATTCCGTGGGAAGAACCGGGTGGATTTGGCGAGGGATTTTACTTACATCGATGATATTGTGAAAGGGTGTTTGGGTTCGTTGGATACGTCGGGGAAGAGTACAGGTTCAGGTGGGAAGAAAACCGGAGCGGCGCCATATAGAATATTCAATTTGGGGAATACGTCGCCGGTGACAGTACCGACGCTAGTGAGTATCTTGGAGAGACATTTGAAGGTGAAAGCGAAGAAGAATGTGGTGGAAATGCCAGGAAACGGCGACGTTCCGTTTACTCATGCGAATATTAGTTCGGCTCGGAGGGAACTCGGGTATAAACCGACCACTGATTTGCAAACCGGGTTGAAGAAGTTTGTTAGATGGTATTTATCGTATTATGGCTATAATCACGGAAAACccgtaaattaa